The following coding sequences are from one Microbacterium sp. SORGH_AS_0969 window:
- a CDS encoding branched-chain amino acid ABC transporter permease, with product MAILVAFLASAVAVLSMFLASPASAQTTTAPTPVASTGTGDVSTQYTIGGIIRAGDDPLEGVEVAVEGSGFSEVGTTGADGRWSVSVPGPGTYTAELKVDTLPDGVVPRDPDNVTRDVTIGTTNTVNVLFPTGEGTAASGSIWDTLFSRFFYGLNFGLLLALAAIGISLIFGTTGVNNFAHGEMLTFGAIIFYVFTAMGWNLLLAVVLTVALSAALGWTQDAVLFKPLRKRGVGLVQVLIVTIGLSIVLRYLYLYFFDGGTRNITTGITDNVTIGPVTVTLTSIISMGVSIVMLAAVGYFLTRTRIGKATRAVSDNASLAAASGINVDRVIRIVWVMAGALTGLSGVLYGLYRGVTWDMGFAILLLLFAAVTLGGLGSAFGALVGSLIIGIITELSTIVIPPDLRYAVALIVLIGVLLFRPQGVLGRKERIG from the coding sequence ATGGCCATCCTCGTGGCGTTCCTCGCGAGCGCCGTCGCCGTCCTGAGCATGTTCCTCGCGTCACCCGCGAGCGCCCAGACGACGACCGCCCCGACCCCGGTCGCTTCGACCGGAACCGGCGACGTTTCGACTCAGTACACGATCGGCGGCATCATCCGTGCCGGCGACGACCCCCTCGAAGGCGTCGAGGTGGCCGTCGAGGGCTCGGGCTTCTCCGAGGTGGGCACCACCGGCGCCGACGGCCGCTGGTCGGTCTCGGTCCCCGGGCCCGGCACTTACACCGCCGAGCTCAAGGTCGACACGCTCCCGGACGGCGTCGTCCCGCGCGACCCCGACAACGTCACCCGCGACGTGACGATCGGCACGACCAACACGGTCAACGTCCTATTCCCGACGGGCGAGGGGACGGCGGCATCCGGATCGATCTGGGACACGCTGTTCTCGCGCTTCTTCTACGGCCTCAACTTCGGCCTCCTGCTGGCCCTGGCCGCGATCGGCATCTCCCTGATCTTCGGGACGACGGGCGTCAACAACTTCGCCCACGGTGAGATGCTCACCTTCGGCGCGATCATCTTCTACGTCTTCACCGCGATGGGCTGGAACCTCCTGCTGGCGGTGGTGCTGACCGTCGCCCTCTCGGCCGCGCTCGGCTGGACACAGGATGCCGTGCTCTTCAAACCCCTGCGCAAACGCGGGGTCGGCCTGGTCCAGGTGCTGATCGTGACGATCGGTCTCTCGATCGTCCTGCGCTACCTGTACCTCTACTTCTTCGACGGCGGCACCCGGAACATCACGACCGGCATCACCGACAACGTCACGATCGGCCCCGTCACCGTGACCCTGACCTCGATCATCAGCATGGGTGTCAGCATCGTGATGCTCGCCGCTGTGGGGTACTTCCTCACCCGCACGCGAATCGGCAAGGCCACGCGCGCCGTGAGCGACAACGCCTCGCTCGCCGCAGCCTCCGGCATCAACGTCGACCGCGTGATCCGCATCGTCTGGGTCATGGCGGGTGCTCTCACGGGCCTGTCGGGCGTGCTCTACGGCCTCTACCGCGGCGTCACGTGGGACATGGGCTTCGCGATCCTGCTGCTCCTGTTCGCCGCGGTGACCCTCGGCGGTCTCGGCAGTGCTTTCGGAGCCCTCGTGGGATCGCTGATCATCGGCATCATCACGGAACTGTC